acagaccagaaacaaccatcagGTGTGAGGACGTGTTCAAAGCCCCACCTGGAAGAGaggaaccaatcagaacagtgatgacaaagggagtggccggcatcgggaaaacagtcttaacgcagaagttcagtctggactgggctgaagacaaagccaaccaggacatacagttcatgtttcctttcaccttcagacagctgaatgtgctgaaagagacaaagtgcagcttggtggaacttgttcatcgattctttagtgaaaccaaagacgcaggaatctgcaggtttgaagagttccaggtcgtcttcatcttcgacggtctggacgagtgtcgacttcctctggacttcctcAACAATGAAaccctgactgatgtgacagagtccacctcagtggatgtgctgctgacaaacctcatcagggggaatctgcttccctctgctcgcctctggataaccacacgacctgcagcagccaatcagatccctgctgagtgtgttggcatggtgacagaggtcagagggttcaccgaccctcagaaggaggagtacttcaggaagaggtTCAGGGATAAAAAGCAGGCAAACagaatcatctcccacatcaagacatcccgaagcctccacatcatgtgccacatcccggtcttctCCTGGATCACTGCTACGGTTCTGGAGGTTTTGCTGAAGAAcccagagggaggagagctgcccaagaccctgactgagatgtacatccacttcctggtggttcAGACCAAACTGAAGAACGTTAAGTATGATAGAAGTTCTGAGACAGATTCATactggagtccagagagcaggaacatgatcgagtctctgggaaaactggcgtttgagcagctgcagaaagggaacctgatcttctatgaatcagacctgacagagtgtGGCATCGATATCAGAGCAGCCTCAgtgtactcaggagtgttcacacagatcttcagagaggagagcggaCTGTACCAGGACAAGGTGTTCTGCTTCGTCCACCTCagcgttcaggagtttctggctgctcttcatgttCATCTGACCTTCATCAAGTCTGGAGTCAATCTGCTGTCAGAAGAACAGTCAGCATCCAGGTGGTCTATTGTCCATCGAACCAAAACTAAACGAACACATTTCTACCAGACTGCAGTAAAAAAGGCCTTACAgagtccaaatggacacctggatttgttcctccgcttcctgttgggtctttcactgcagaccaatcagaatctCCTACGAGGTCTGCTgactcagacaggaagtagctCAGAGACCAATCAGGAAACAGTCAGATACATCAAGAAGAAGATCAACGAGGATCtgtctccagagagaagcatcaacctgttccactgtctgaatgaactgaatgatcgtTCTCTAGTGGAGGAGGTCCAACAGTTCCTGAGATCAGGAAGTCTCTCCTCAgataaactgtctcctgctcagtggtcagctctggtcttcatcttactgtcaTCAGACGAAgatctggacgtgtttgacctgaagaaatactctgcttcagaggaggctcttctgaggctgctgccagtggtcagaGCCTCCAGCAAAGCTCTGTAGGTGGATGGATCACCGCAAGAATCAATGTTATCCAATAAGTTTAAAGATgtgaagtgaaacattttgcttgtggTATTTCTGATTCTTCttcaggctgagtggctgtaacctctctgagagaagctgtgcagctctgtcctcagttctcagctcccagtcctccagtctgacagagctggacctgagtaacaacaacctgaaggattcaggagtgaagt
This genomic window from Pempheris klunzingeri isolate RE-2024b unplaced genomic scaffold, fPemKlu1.hap1 Scaffold_236, whole genome shotgun sequence contains:
- the LOC139225441 gene encoding NLR family CARD domain-containing protein 3-like isoform X3, producing the protein MDRCEEGGPPSKTTLWGDHDGRTEAQSPQKQHRPGPGPGPGPGPEPGPSCVSLRSDCSMEHRHVFKGQPSSETQVHQDNLDVPSGESVLQHHTDLDSIFMLLEKNIFSFVTNELKRFQKVLSSDYSENLESQSEDEEQRRSSRDAFLRITVDFLRGMKQEELAEGLQSKTLARACQSKLKSTLKKRFQSVFEGVATAGNPTLLNQIYTELHITEGGAAEVNDEHEVRQIEAASRKPDRPETTIRCEDVFKAPPGREEPIRTVMTKGVAGIGKTVLTQKFSLDWAEDKANQDIQFMFPFTFRQLNVLKETKCSLVELVHRFFSETKDAGICRFEEFQVVFIFDGLDECRLPLDFLNNETLTDVTESTSVDVLLTNLIRGNLLPSARLWITTRPAAANQIPAECVGMVTEVRGFTDPQKEEYFRKRFRDKKQANRIISHIKTSRSLHIMCHIPVFSWITATVLEVLLKNPEGGELPKTLTEMYIHFLVVQTKLKNVKYDRSSETDSYWSPESRNMIESLGKLAFEQLQKGNLIFYESDLTECGIDIRAASVYSGVFTQIFREESGLYQDKVFCFVHLSVQEFLAALHVHLTFIKSGVNLLSEEQSASRWSIVHRTKTKRTHFYQTAVKKALQSPNGHLDLFLRFLLGLSLQTNQNLLRGLLTQTGSSSETNQETVRYIKKKINEDLSPERSINLFHCLNELNDRSLVEEVQQFLRSGSLSSDKLSPAQWSALVFILLSSDEDLDVFDLKKYSASEEALLRLLPVVRASSKALLSGCNLSERSCAALSSVLSSQSSSLTELDLSNNNLKDSGVKFLSSGLGSPHCTLETLRLSGCLVTEEGCAALASALSSNPSHLRELDLSYNHPGDSVKLLSAGLEDPQWRLDTLRMDHGGEHWLKPGLRKYSCELSVDTNTVSRNIKLSDNNRTVTLVMKEQPYPDHPERFNCPQLLCREGLTGRCYWEVKWRGGVDVAVSYRGIKRSGNINDCWFGYNDQSWSLNCSGDGYYVRHNNKATTIFFSSSSSSSSSSGTVAVYLDCPVGSLSFYRVSSDSLIHLHTFRTTFTEPLYPGFRFWFWSDGSSVSL